The Peribacillus sp. FSL E2-0218 genome contains a region encoding:
- a CDS encoding NCS1 family transporter encodes MSVKKDYLKSPDLLPIPHNEKNISAAGFGFIWVGMAVVLAAFAIGGNGVQSLSLGWVVLATVIACVVLGFLMTMTGDIGVEHGISFPVYMRAPFGTIGTHIPAVVRGFVASCWFGLNTYFGATAMNAIFATLFDFDNWFICFLIFAVLQLVNTAMGIKSIERFADLAAPVIILISGWMYFTLSDQAIAQGREVWTWIESPVSGGAAGTAFMVVIMANMGFWGTLTADMPTLSRFIKAPKNEKNWFKRNKGQIIGNIITYPITQTFMVIIGAVSYMAVSNYDPVVAIQGSASGMALGVLLIMIVFAQWSTNTTANVIPAATIFSNVMGPRMPFWAGVVVAGGIGIVVQPWSLFGIIIEVLLIIGGILASIVGILVADYYLLRKRRVHVEDLYEADGQYRYLNGVNWAGIISWVIGGIGATIFANYSFIIGFVLGGASYYVLAKFWWFNKYEQAEIIDPSDEKYLGLSVGRDWKIDLESEDDMVITAATGGENV; translated from the coding sequence ATGAGTGTGAAGAAAGATTATCTAAAGTCTCCCGATTTGCTGCCCATACCTCATAATGAGAAAAACATAAGTGCAGCCGGATTTGGGTTCATTTGGGTGGGGATGGCAGTGGTGTTGGCTGCCTTCGCGATTGGCGGGAACGGCGTCCAAAGTTTATCCCTGGGCTGGGTCGTGCTTGCAACGGTCATCGCCTGTGTGGTTCTCGGTTTTTTGATGACAATGACAGGAGATATTGGAGTGGAGCATGGCATATCCTTCCCAGTCTACATGAGGGCTCCTTTCGGAACGATCGGCACCCACATTCCCGCGGTTGTGCGTGGGTTTGTCGCTTCATGCTGGTTTGGCCTTAACACCTACTTTGGGGCGACTGCAATGAATGCCATCTTTGCAACCCTCTTTGATTTCGATAATTGGTTCATCTGCTTCCTCATTTTTGCCGTTTTACAATTGGTGAACACGGCGATGGGAATCAAGTCGATCGAACGGTTTGCCGACTTGGCAGCGCCCGTTATCATTTTGATTTCCGGCTGGATGTATTTCACCCTTTCCGATCAAGCTATAGCCCAAGGCAGGGAAGTATGGACCTGGATCGAAAGCCCGGTAAGCGGCGGGGCCGCGGGGACAGCATTCATGGTCGTCATCATGGCAAATATGGGTTTTTGGGGGACGTTGACGGCTGATATGCCTACACTCTCCCGTTTTATAAAGGCACCGAAAAATGAAAAAAACTGGTTCAAGCGCAATAAAGGGCAAATCATTGGGAATATTATCACCTATCCCATCACTCAAACGTTCATGGTCATCATCGGAGCTGTTTCTTATATGGCCGTTTCCAATTATGACCCTGTAGTTGCCATACAGGGATCGGCAAGCGGAATGGCACTCGGGGTCCTCTTGATCATGATCGTTTTTGCACAATGGTCGACGAATACGACAGCCAATGTCATTCCCGCAGCTACCATTTTTTCCAATGTCATGGGTCCGAGGATGCCATTTTGGGCTGGGGTCGTTGTAGCGGGGGGCATCGGGATAGTGGTTCAGCCATGGAGCCTGTTCGGTATCATAATAGAAGTTTTATTGATCATTGGCGGAATCCTGGCGTCCATTGTCGGTATACTCGTAGCTGATTATTATTTACTCCGCAAAAGGCGGGTTCATGTAGAAGATCTCTATGAAGCTGATGGTCAATATAGATACTTAAATGGAGTGAATTGGGCAGGAATCATTTCTTGGGTGATTGGTGGAATCGGTGCCACGATTTTTGCGAATTACTCCTTTATCATCGGTTTTGTCCTTGGCGGTGCAAGCTATTATGTATTGGCTAAGTTTTGGTGGTTCAACAAATATGAACAAGCTGAAATCATTGATCCCAGTGATGAGAAATATTTGGGCCTATCAGTGGGAAGGGATTGGAAAATAGATTTAGAATCTGAAGATGACATGGTCATTACGGCTGCAACTGGCGGGGAAAACGTATAA
- a CDS encoding PucR family transcriptional regulator ligand-binding domain-containing protein gives MNTSITIEEILMRKYFNLTDIIAGSSGIKRQVKWVHCMEVTQISHLLNGNELILTTGLGWKKCDDTFLSYLKQLIQCNAAGLCIEMGSNMLTVPQSAIDLANEHQFPIILFHEEVPFVKITQDIHTLIINKQYQMISNLENYSQQLNKNLLEMDHYEQILKFLHSYLNVQVILIFNENDIATIPRTKKELTYQMIADDYDEKTKLKKTMLKQAIQVLGENYAELYIYSDDRELTDFDSLILDRTATALAQHLLRELYIEEKKMSEESKWLTDWIEGEIGDEAIRERLSYIDPKMQLGGGMVCICKQHSRNNKSVAKLDGTYLKIMFRTVFEQYGFQIFSMEIHQHLVFILGDNRSSEDWKSRVTSAVDRMLKMDVGSRNRMGQLSIGFGKHVQRLSEIYKSYETARETLLLQDSLPEESRSIFYQDLHMHRMISLLNKHGNLEETVHEFLGPVIEYDKQNNGELMPTLKTYLACNGSKQETSKQLFIVRQTLYHRLEKLEKLLGSDFMRSDKRLGLEFMIFALDFLQYSSRDVTGNYVNKYMGK, from the coding sequence ATGAATACGTCGATTACGATCGAGGAAATTCTTATGCGAAAGTATTTCAACCTGACCGATATAATTGCTGGAAGCAGTGGAATAAAGCGTCAAGTGAAGTGGGTCCACTGTATGGAAGTCACCCAAATCAGCCATTTGTTAAATGGAAACGAATTGATTCTGACCACCGGCTTGGGTTGGAAAAAATGCGATGACACCTTTCTTTCCTATTTAAAGCAATTGATTCAATGCAACGCTGCCGGACTTTGTATAGAAATGGGCTCCAACATGCTGACAGTGCCGCAAAGCGCCATCGATCTTGCAAATGAACACCAATTCCCTATCATCCTATTTCATGAAGAAGTGCCTTTTGTGAAAATCACACAGGATATCCACACCTTAATCATCAATAAACAATACCAGATGATCTCCAACTTAGAAAACTACTCCCAGCAGTTAAATAAAAATCTCCTCGAAATGGACCATTATGAACAAATTCTTAAATTTCTCCATAGTTATTTGAATGTACAGGTCATTCTGATCTTTAATGAAAATGACATAGCGACCATTCCAAGAACCAAGAAAGAATTAACCTATCAAATGATAGCGGACGATTATGATGAAAAAACGAAACTGAAAAAAACGATGCTTAAACAGGCGATTCAAGTGCTCGGTGAGAATTATGCGGAACTGTACATATATAGTGATGATAGAGAGCTGACGGACTTTGATTCGCTTATTTTGGATAGGACGGCTACAGCGCTGGCACAGCATCTATTAAGGGAATTATATATAGAAGAGAAGAAAATGTCGGAAGAGAGTAAATGGCTGACCGACTGGATCGAAGGGGAGATTGGCGATGAAGCGATCCGGGAGAGGCTTTCCTATATCGATCCGAAGATGCAGCTAGGTGGCGGAATGGTTTGCATTTGCAAACAGCATTCGAGGAACAATAAAAGTGTTGCCAAATTGGATGGAACCTATCTGAAGATCATGTTTCGGACAGTTTTTGAACAGTATGGCTTTCAGATTTTTTCCATGGAAATCCACCAGCATCTTGTATTCATATTAGGGGATAATCGCTCATCTGAAGATTGGAAATCGAGGGTGACAAGTGCTGTGGATCGCATGCTGAAAATGGATGTGGGCAGCCGTAACCGCATGGGTCAGCTTTCGATAGGTTTTGGAAAGCATGTACAAAGATTAAGTGAGATTTATAAAAGCTATGAAACGGCACGCGAAACCCTGCTGCTTCAGGATAGTTTACCAGAGGAGAGCAGGAGCATTTTTTATCAGGATTTACATATGCACCGCATGATATCACTCTTGAATAAGCATGGAAACCTGGAGGAGACGGTGCACGAGTTTTTAGGTCCTGTCATTGAATATGACAAGCAAAACAATGGAGAGTTAATGCCTACCCTGAAGACTTATCTGGCATGTAACGGATCTAAACAGGAAACTTCCAAACAACTATTCATTGTCAGGCAAACACTATATCATAGGCTCGAGAAGCTAGAGAAACTGCTAGGATCCGATTTCATGCGATCGGATAAGCGTCTTGGCCTGGAATTCATGATTTTTGCATTGGATTTCCTTCAGTACAGCAGCAGGGACGTCACTGGGAATTATGTGAATAAATATATGGGGAAGTGA